In one window of Mytilus galloprovincialis chromosome 6, xbMytGall1.hap1.1, whole genome shotgun sequence DNA:
- the LOC143081004 gene encoding uncharacterized protein LOC143081004, with amino-acid sequence MISSSDYKRKNSLFETFLCFLEKSPKKPSLATCGPNDVRNFLVWKDKFGKTTVHDINCQYLGLKGMFQCSCPNRLASATVEGIINQLVNLFDDKGLGRTWCDVERKGNPAVSPVIKEYLKLVQVEQAKAHILPKQVKPIFLTKIRSISAFISRELQKESSKLKEKFVLYRDQAWFKLQYFAGGRASDLSIVVAQEVKFLKDGPGFVLQHTFGKTLRGKKGRSNSFVIKRCDDNVVCPVKGLLDFVQFAHSCNVDLTKGYLFRVVSESGRVLEKPVSYSVVYERLRYYLGIYEGETPHSFRSGCTVTMALSDSASNVDEVMNHVGWFGKASAEYYGRVNTLIDSEIVALNLAASVSQAENIELQYRGRRQIFPG; translated from the coding sequence ATGATTTCTTCTTCCGACTATAAAAGAAAGAACAGTTTGTTTGAaacttttctttgttttcttgaaAAATCACCGAAAAAGCCTTCGCTAGCTACATGTGGACCAAATGATGTAAGAAATTTTTTGGTTTGGAAGGATAAGTTTGGAAAAACTACTGTCCATGATATAAACTGTCAATATTTGGGATTAAAGGGTATGTTTCAGTGTTCTTGTCCTAACCGATTAGCTTCGGCAACAGTAGAAGGTATCATTAACCAATTGGTAAATTTATTTGATGATAAAGGGTTGGGTAGAACTTGGTGCGATGTGGAAAGGAAAGGAAATCCGGCAGTTTCACCTGTAATCAAAGAGTATTTAAAATTGGTGCAAGTCGAACAAGCTAAGGCGCATATTCTACCCAAACAGGTGAAGCCTATATTTTTGACAAAGATTAGATCTATTAGTGCTTTTATTTCTCGGGAACTTCAAAAAGAAAGTTCTAAGCTTAAGGAAAAATTTGTCCTTTACAGAGATCAAGCTTGGTTTAAGTTGCAGTATTTTGCTGGCGGTAGAGCAAGTGATCTCTCTATAGTTGTTGCACAAGAGGTGAAGTTTCTTAAAGACGGTCCAGGGTTTGTTTTACAGCATACGTTTGGTAAAACTCTCCGGGGTAAAAAGGGTAGGAGTAACTCGTTCGTCATCAAGAGATGCGATGACAATGTAGTTTGCCCGGTAAAAGGATTGTTGGATTTTGTTCAATTTGCCCACTCGTGTAATGTGGATTTGACAAAAGGCTACTTGTTTAGGGTAGTTTCAGAAAGTGGTAGGGTGTTGGAGAAACCAGTTAGTTATTCTGTGGTATATGAGAGATTACGATACTATCTGGGTATATATGAAGGGGAAACGCCTCATAGTTTCCGGTCTGGTTGTACTGTTACTATGGCTTTGTCTGACTCAGCTAGCAATGTTGACGAAGTGATGAATCACGTTGGGTGGTTCGGTAAAGCAAGTGCGGAATATTATGGTCGTGTAAATACACTGATTGATTCTGAAATTGTGGCTTTGAATCTTGCGGCGTCTGTTAGCCAAGCCGAAAATATTGAACTACAGTATAGGGGGAGAAGGCAGATTTTTCCGGGCTAA